In Cydia amplana chromosome 25, ilCydAmpl1.1, whole genome shotgun sequence, one genomic interval encodes:
- the LOC134659815 gene encoding histone H2A yields MSGRGKGGKVKGKAKSRSNRAGLQFPVGRIHRLLRKGNYAERVGAGAPVYLAAVMEYLAAEVLELAGNAARDNKKTRIIPRHLQLAIRNDEELNKLLSGVTIAQGGVLPNIQAVLLPKKTEKKA; encoded by the coding sequence ATGTCTGGACGCGGTAAAGGTGGCAAGGTTAAGGGAAAGGCAAAGTCCCGTTCTAACCGTGCCGGACTCCAGTTCCCCGTCGGCCGTATCCACAGGCTTCTACGCAAGGGCAACTACGCCGAGCGCGTCGGTGCCGGTGCCCCGGTGTACCTAGCCGCCGTCATGGAGTACCTGGCCGCTGAGGTTCTCGAGTTGGCGGGCAACGCCGCTCGCGACAACAAGAAGACCAGGATCATCCCTAGACATCTCCAGCTGGCGATCCGTAACGACGAGGAGTTGAACAAGCTCCTCTCCGGCGTGACCATCGCCCAGGGTGGTGTGCTGCCTAACATTCAGGCCGTGCTCCTGCCCAAGAAGACCGAGAAGAAGGCTTAA
- the LOC134659812 gene encoding histone H1C-like → MADTAVAADAPAPATPAKKPKASASAGAKKPKAKPTHPKTSEMVNSAIKELKERSGSSLQAIKKYIAAQYKVDAEKLAPFIRKYLKSAVESGALIQTKGKGASGSFKLESKSSSAGKKPAAAKKSSAKSSAAAKKPAAAKPAKAKKAAASPAKPKAATKDKKAAAAKKKPAAKKPSTPAKGKSAAAPKAKKTAKPPTKKPKAPKPKKAAAAPKAKPAAKKAASKK, encoded by the coding sequence atggccGATACCGCAGTTGCTGCCGACGCTCCCGCCCCGGCGACGCCCGCGAAGAAGCCCAAGGCGTCCGCATCCGCAGGCGCTAAGAAGCCTAAGGCGAAGCCCACCCACCCTAAGACGTCCGAGATGGTTAACAGCGCCATCAAGGAGTTGAAGGAGAGGAGCGGTTCGTCCCTGCAGGCTATCAAGAAGTACATCGCCGCCCAGTACAAGGTCGACGCCGAGAAACTGGCCCCTTTCATCAGAAAATATCTGAAGAGCGCAGTCGAATCCGGCGCACTCATTCAGACCAAAGGCAAGGGCGCGTCCGGCTCGTTCAAACTGGAGTCGAAGTCATCATCGGCCGGCAAGAAGCCCGCCGCGGCCAAGAAATCTAGCGCTAAATCTTCAGCAGCCGCCAAGAAGCCCGCCGCAGCTAAGCCCGCTAAGGCGAAGAAGGCCGCCGCTTCCCCGGCCAAGCCTAAGGCCGCCACGAAGGACAAGAAGGCAGCCGCCGCCAAGAAGAAGCCCGCCGCTAAGAAACCCTCCACCCCCGCCAAGGGCAAGAGCGCCGCCGCGCCTAAGGCCAAGAAGACCGCGAAGCCGCCGACCAAGAAGCCTAAAGCTCCGAAGCCCAAGAAGGCAGCGGCCGCACCCAAAGCGAAGCCCGCCGCCAAGAAGGCTGCCTCGAAGAAGTAA